A single region of the Malus sylvestris chromosome 8, drMalSylv7.2, whole genome shotgun sequence genome encodes:
- the LOC126633064 gene encoding ribosome-inactivating protein SNAIf-like: MTRVLAIYITLAFSLFLCGTECNISFSTSGATSNSYNTFIKALRAQLTNGATAIYDIPVLNPSVPDSQRFLLVDLSNNGNNTITVAIDVVNASVVAYRARAARPYFLADAPDEALDILFNDTRGFFLPFTSNYIDLEKAAEKSRDKIPLGLTPLHNAITSLWNQESEEAAVSLLVIIQTVFEAARFRVIEQRVRNSISSKANFIPDPAMLSLENHWLAISWETQHALNGVFSKSIQLRSTNNNLFLVDSVSSSIMAGVAFLFYNCYAVTFPNIIKMPVNVVMGKEIDSEICAVQNRTTRISGLEGLCIDVKNGLDNDGNLVQIWPCGQQRNQKWTFQPDETIRSMEKCMTAYSTSSPKNYVMIYNCTTAVPEATKWALSTDGTITHRRSGLVLTAHEATQGTTLTIATNSHSPKQGWRVADDVEPTVTSIIGYNDMCLTANDDKSRVWMEYCVPSKNQQQWALYSEGTIRVNSDRTLCVTSNGHNSSNVIIILKCELKRGDQRWVFKTDGSILNPNAELVMDVKNSDVYLRQIILYPYYGTPNQQWLPFF; the protein is encoded by the coding sequence ATGACGAGAGTGTTAGCAATATACATTACTCTCGCATTTAGCCTCTTTCTCTGTGGCACCGAGTGCAACATCTCATTCTCCACAAGTGGAGCTACAAGCAACTCGTACAACACGTTCATAAAAGCACTGCGAGCCCAACTCACAAATGGAGCGACCGCAATATATGATATACCTGTCCTGAACCCATCTGTGCCGGACTCACAACGCTTCCTCTTGGTTGATCTCTCTAACAATGGCAACAACACCATAACCGTGGCAATTGACGTGGTGAATGCTTCTGTTGTGGCTTATCGCGCACGTGCAGCTAGACCTTACTTTCTTGCTGACGCCCCTGATGAAGCTTTGGACATTTTATTCAACGATACCAGAGGGTTTTTTCTTCCATTCACAAGCAACTACATTGACCTTGAGAAAGCCGCAGAGAAATCCAGGGACAAAATCCCATTGGGACTCACTCCACTACATAACGCCATCACCAGCTTGTGGAATCAAGAGTCGGAAGAGGCTGCAGTGTCACTACTTGTGATCATTCAAACGGTCTTTGAAGCAGCAAGGTTCAGGGTCATTGAGCAGCGAGTTCGCAACAGTATAAGTTCCAAAGCTAACTTTATACCAGACCCTGCAATGCTGAGCTTGGAGAACCATTGGTTGGCTATCTCTTGGGAGACTCAACATGCACTTAACGGAGTCTTCAGTAAGTCCATTCAACTTCGCTCTACCAACAACAATCTTTTCCTTGTAGACAGTGTTAGTTCAAGCATCATGGCCGGTGTCGCATTCTTATTCTACAACTGCTATGCTGTGACCTTTCCCAACATAATCAAAATGCCTGTTAACGTTGTGATGGGCAAGGAAATTGACAGTGAAATATGTGCGGTACAAAACCGCACAACACGCATAAGCGGTCTAGAAGGATTGTGTATTGACGTGAAGAATGGTCTCGACAACGACGGGAATCTAGTCCAAATTTGGCCATGTGGGCAACAGCGCAATCAGAAGTGGACATTCCAACCAGATGAGACGATCCGGTCAATGGAAAAATGCATGACTGCATATAGTACTTCTAGCCCTAAAAATTATGTCATGATATACAACTGTACTACGGCTGTTCCGGAAGCAACTAAGTGGGCATTATCTACCGACGGCACAATCACACATCGTCGCTCGGGGCTCGTTCTCACTGCCCATGAAGCTACGCAGGGTACCACCCTAACTATAGCTACCAATAGCCATTCACCTAAGCAAGGTTGGAGAGTGGCAGATGATGTGGAACCCACAGTGACTTCCATAATTGGGTATAATGACATGTGCCTTACTGCCAACGACGATAAGAGTCGAGTATGGATGGAGTATTGTGTGCCCAGCAAGAATCAACAACAATGGGCACTCTATAGTGAAGGCACTATCCGAGTAAATAGCGATCGCACCCTATGTGTGACATCCAATGGTCACAACTCATCAAATGTAATCATCATCCTCAAATGTGAATTAAAAAGGGGCGACCAGCGCTGGGTGTTCAAGACAGACGGTTCCATTTTAAACCCTAATGCTGAATTGGTTATGGATGTGAAAAACAGCGATGTGTATCTGCGACAGATCATTTTGTATCCATACTATGGGACACCCAACCAGCAATGGCTGCCGTTCTTCTAA